A single window of Paracoccus albus DNA harbors:
- the urtE gene encoding urea ABC transporter ATP-binding subunit UrtE has translation MIEAENVTLHYGSSQILHGVSLLAKPGKVTCVMGNNGVGKTSLMNLLAGRHPRSGGELRLMGEKLGRVTAQDMARRGVGYVPQGRAIFPLLTVRENLETGFGCLPAGERKVPDEIYDSFPVLAEMASRRGGDLSGGQQQQLAIARALVIRPKVLLMDEPTEGIQPNIIAQIGRVIAALRDRGDMAIVLVEQYFDFAWDLGDSFSVMERGQVVMDVPKSGFERAALHDRLANLAAA, from the coding sequence ATGATCGAAGCTGAAAACGTCACCCTGCATTACGGCAGCAGCCAGATTTTGCACGGCGTGTCCCTGCTGGCGAAACCCGGCAAAGTCACCTGCGTCATGGGGAATAACGGCGTCGGCAAGACCAGCCTGATGAACCTGCTGGCCGGGCGGCACCCCCGATCCGGCGGCGAGTTGCGCCTGATGGGCGAAAAGCTGGGCCGCGTCACTGCGCAGGACATGGCGCGGCGCGGGGTGGGCTATGTGCCGCAGGGCCGGGCGATCTTTCCGCTGCTGACGGTGCGCGAGAATCTGGAAACCGGCTTTGGCTGCCTGCCTGCGGGTGAACGCAAGGTGCCTGATGAGATCTATGACAGCTTCCCGGTTCTGGCTGAAATGGCCAGCCGGCGGGGCGGTGATCTTTCGGGTGGCCAGCAGCAGCAACTCGCCATCGCGCGGGCGCTTGTGATCCGCCCGAAGGTGCTGCTGATGGATGAACCGACCGAGGGCATCCAGCCTAATATCATCGCGCAGATCGGTCGTGTTATCGCTGCGCTCAGGGATCGCGGCGATATGGCAATCGTGCTGGTCGAGCAGTATTTCGATTTCGCATGGGACCTCGGCGACAGTTTCAGCGTGATGGAACGCGGACAGGTGGTCATGGACGTCCCGAAATCCGGGTTTGAGCGTGCGGCCCTGCACGATCGGTTGGCAAATCTCGCCGCCGCATAG